In bacterium, the following proteins share a genomic window:
- a CDS encoding transposase: MARSLRIEFEGALYHIINRGVGRMTIFHSEKDWMKFLVFQERVIKQFNWTCHAYCLMGNHYLLIETPDPNLSRGMKILNQLYSQFYNWKYQRTGTVFQDRYKAWLVEKEEKFLDNSRYIVNNPVEAKIVQHPSDGPYSSFRATRGLEKPPAYLETDFLLGHFSSSRKKAHNMYEEFVLAGIGMESPLKEAKNQIFIGSDSFIRETMLKVRDPDTLQSLPRGQKMAGRPALNELFNDKVMGSRKKRNNRIKAAFEEYQYPLKEIGEHLKLNPNYLSRLLGDMRKK, encoded by the coding sequence ATGGCAAGATCTCTGCGTATTGAATTTGAAGGTGCCCTTTACCATATCATAAACAGGGGCGTTGGCAGGATGACGATCTTTCACAGCGAAAAGGATTGGATGAAGTTTCTCGTCTTCCAGGAGCGTGTCATCAAACAGTTCAACTGGACATGTCACGCCTATTGCCTGATGGGAAATCATTATCTCTTGATCGAAACTCCTGATCCAAACCTGTCAAGGGGAATGAAGATCCTCAACCAGCTGTACAGTCAGTTCTATAACTGGAAGTATCAGCGCACAGGAACCGTTTTCCAGGATCGTTACAAAGCATGGCTGGTGGAAAAAGAGGAAAAGTTTCTCGATAACTCCCGGTACATCGTCAATAACCCTGTGGAAGCAAAGATAGTCCAGCATCCTTCAGATGGGCCATACAGCAGTTTCAGAGCGACTCGCGGTCTGGAGAAACCTCCTGCGTACCTGGAAACTGATTTTCTCTTGGGGCATTTCAGTTCTTCACGTAAAAAAGCTCATAATATGTACGAAGAGTTTGTCCTGGCAGGGATAGGGATGGAATCTCCTCTTAAAGAAGCAAAAAATCAGATCTTCATCGGATCCGATTCGTTCATAAGGGAAACCATGTTGAAAGTAAGGGACCCTGACACTTTACAAAGTCTTCCCAGAGGACAAAAGATGGCCGGAAGGCCTGCACTCAATGAATTGTTCAATGATAAGGTTATGGGATCAAGGAAGAAAAGAAACAACAGGATCAAGGCGGCATTTGAGGAATACCAGTATCCTTTAAAGGAAATCGGTGAACATCTGAAATTAAACCCTAACTACCTGTCCCGCCTCCTCGGGGATATGAGAAAAAAGTAA